CAATTAAATCACCAGTTATTACTACAATATCAGGGTTCTCATTTTTTATTTTGTTTATCAATATTTCATTATTTTTTCCAAATACTTTACTATGTAAATCTGAAATATGAATTATTTTAAATCCGTCAAATTCTAAAGGTATTTTAGTACTACTAACAATATGCTCACTTATAGTTATACAATTATTTTCAAAATACAAAAATACATATAAAACAGCTATTGCAACTAAACTAATAACTAATTTCCTGAATTTCATTAATAATCTCCAATCTTTACATATATCAAAAACATAAATAGAAAACTAAAATCTATGACTTTAAGCAGACAACTAAAATCTCTGATTTTAAGCAGAGAACTAAAATCTCTGATTTTATGTGAATCGCTTACTCATTCAATGAATGAGTTTCTGATTTGCCGCTTACTCATTTTAAAATGAGTTTCAAAAATAAATATATTTAACCTAAATTATATTATACAATTATTACTAATATAATACAAACATGTTAACACTTTATTTTTCTTTATTCATAACTTCTAAGCATAAATCTCTAAAAGCAATCTTGAATCTTTCATTATTTTCTTTCGTTCTCTTTTTATGTTTTCCACCTCTTTTACCCGCTCTTCTGTTTTCTTGTGATAGAAACCTTTCAAATAAAAGTCTGTCAATATTATTGCCATTATAAATCCTGCCATTTTGATTAATAGCATTTGCTTTTTTTGATAGAACAACAGCAGCAAGACCATAATCCTGTGTTACTACAATATCTCCTTCTGTTATATTATTCACAAGTACAATATCAACAGCATCTTTTCCTTTACCAACAATAACGAC
This is a stretch of genomic DNA from Abyssisolibacter fermentans. It encodes these proteins:
- a CDS encoding YaiI/YqxD family protein, whose protein sequence is MKILVDADACPVKKEIVSIAKKLDIKVIMYIDTSHTLDDSYSQVVIVGKGKDAVDIVLVNNITEGDIVVTQDYGLAAVVLSKKANAINQNGRIYNGNNIDRLLFERFLSQENRRAGKRGGKHKKRTKENNERFKIAFRDLCLEVMNKEK